The Bacteroides acidifaciens genome includes a region encoding these proteins:
- a CDS encoding heparinase II/III family protein, translating to MNRMKHLLCVLLVAALGSFSFKANAYTERNLLQKAADETTLKNVLVMKQAWVPYPAYTDRAAWDSLMGPNKQRLIEAGEKLLNYKWQLIPATAYLEYERSGNRKVMEVPYDANRQALNTLMLAELAEGKGRFIDQLLNGAYMSCEMNSWVLSAHLPRQSSKRSLPDFREQIIDLGSGGYGALMAWVHYFFRKPFDKINPVVSLQMRKAIKERILDPYMNDDEMWWMAFNWNPGEIINNWNPWCNSNALQCFFLMENNKEKLAKAVYRSMKSVDKFINFVKSDGACEEGTSYWGHAAGKLYDYLQILSDGTGGKISLFNEPMIRRMGEYMSRSYVGDGWVVNFADASAKGGGDPLLIYRFGKAVNSDEMMHFAAYLLNGRKPYATMGNDAFRSLQSLLCCNDLAKATPKHDMPDVTWYPETEFCYMKNKNGMFVAAKGGFNNESHNHNDVGTFSLYVNTIPVIIDAGVGTYTKQTFSKDRYTIWTMQSNYHNLPMINGVPQKFGQQYKATNTVCNEKKRVFSTDIAAAYPAEAKVKSWVRSYTLDNNKLIIGDVYTLDEAINPNQVNFLTWGNVTFPSAGKIRIEVKGQKVEMQYPSQFKAGLETIKLDDPRLSNVWGKEIYRITLKTDEKKVTGKYGFVIQQVK from the coding sequence ATGAATCGAATGAAACATTTGCTGTGTGTTCTTTTAGTAGCAGCTTTAGGAAGTTTTTCTTTCAAGGCAAACGCTTACACCGAACGCAACCTGCTGCAAAAGGCAGCAGACGAAACTACGTTGAAAAACGTGTTAGTAATGAAACAAGCCTGGGTGCCTTATCCTGCTTACACAGACCGCGCCGCCTGGGACTCACTGATGGGACCTAACAAACAACGCCTCATCGAAGCCGGCGAAAAACTCCTCAACTACAAATGGCAACTGATTCCTGCCACTGCCTATCTGGAATACGAACGCAGCGGTAACCGGAAAGTGATGGAAGTTCCTTATGATGCCAACCGCCAGGCACTTAATACTCTGATGCTTGCCGAATTGGCCGAAGGCAAAGGACGCTTTATCGACCAACTGCTGAACGGCGCTTATATGAGTTGTGAAATGAATTCATGGGTTTTGTCCGCACATTTACCCCGGCAAAGTAGCAAACGCTCTCTTCCCGACTTTCGTGAACAGATTATCGACCTTGGTTCGGGCGGTTACGGAGCTTTGATGGCTTGGGTACACTATTTCTTCCGCAAGCCATTCGATAAGATTAATCCCGTAGTATCTTTGCAAATGCGTAAAGCCATCAAAGAACGAATCCTCGACCCTTATATGAACGATGATGAAATGTGGTGGATGGCTTTCAACTGGAATCCGGGAGAAATTATCAATAACTGGAATCCTTGGTGTAACTCCAACGCCCTGCAATGTTTCTTCCTGATGGAAAACAATAAGGAGAAATTGGCGAAAGCGGTTTATCGTTCCATGAAGTCGGTAGATAAGTTCATTAATTTCGTGAAATCTGATGGTGCTTGCGAAGAGGGAACATCTTACTGGGGACACGCGGCCGGAAAACTCTATGACTATCTTCAAATCCTTTCCGATGGTACAGGTGGTAAGATATCTCTTTTTAACGAACCGATGATTCGCCGCATGGGAGAATATATGTCCCGTTCTTACGTTGGTGATGGCTGGGTAGTGAACTTTGCCGATGCTTCGGCAAAAGGCGGTGGCGATCCTTTGTTGATTTACCGTTTCGGTAAAGCCGTAAACAGCGATGAAATGATGCATTTTGCAGCATACTTGCTGAATGGCAGGAAACCGTATGCTACAATGGGCAATGATGCTTTCCGTTCGCTTCAATCTCTGCTTTGCTGCAATGACCTGGCGAAAGCAACTCCGAAACATGATATGCCGGACGTGACTTGGTATCCCGAAACGGAATTCTGCTACATGAAGAATAAGAATGGCATGTTTGTTGCTGCCAAAGGCGGATTCAATAATGAAAGCCACAATCATAATGATGTAGGAACATTCTCTTTGTATGTCAATACGATTCCTGTGATTATTGATGCAGGCGTAGGTACTTATACAAAACAGACATTCAGCAAAGACCGTTATACGATATGGACGATGCAAAGCAATTATCACAACTTGCCGATGATTAACGGTGTACCACAGAAATTCGGGCAGCAATATAAGGCAACAAATACGGTTTGCAACGAGAAGAAACGTGTTTTCTCTACGGATATAGCTGCCGCTTATCCGGCGGAGGCGAAAGTGAAGAGTTGGGTTCGTTCTTATACGCTTGATAATAATAAACTCATTATCGGTGATGTTTATACCTTGGATGAGGCTATTAACCCTAATCAAGTGAATTTCTTAACTTGGGGGAATGTTACTTTCCCATCAGCTGGAAAGATTCGGATTGAAGTAAAAGGCCAAAAGGTGGAAATGCAGTATCCGTCTCAGTTTAAAGCCGGACTGGAAACTATTAAATTGGATGATCCGCGCTTGTCCAACGTATGGGGTAAGGAGATTTACCGCATCACACTGAAGACGGACGAAAAGAAGGTGACGGGAAAATATGGATTTGTTATCCAACAAGTGAAGTAG